In Eucalyptus grandis isolate ANBG69807.140 chromosome 4, ASM1654582v1, whole genome shotgun sequence, the following proteins share a genomic window:
- the LOC104428142 gene encoding trihelix transcription factor GT-2, producing MELLAGAAFAESVDPFPEPSAASVCHQGSSPAAEVHCRRPKLKPIRCAARSPPGTPEGGGGPRARAGDDGSEGPSGGAGVADAAEEKPGEGGGEPDSPARFWEEPWCSSSEEGDDDASAIVREPDNRKRKRSTRKDLELFMKNMVMKLIARQEQMHWELVQMLEKMERERISREEAWHRQEMEQIKRNEELRAQETSRSLALISYIEKLMGHQVPQQSNSLSIGEDEDENQGPKDVEFDPPNSAEKCDPNLKQNNERWPASEVQALIALRAALQPKLQSGFKRPIWEEISCSMSAMGYQRSTKKCREKWDNINKYFKKSIEKGKNHSANSKSCPYFHDLDVLYKAGLINSTKALDSTSHKEECEPSTV from the exons CGGCGCCGCCTTCGCGGAGAGCGTGGACCCGTTCCCCGAGCCGTCAGCCGCGTCGGTCTGCCACCAGGGCTCGAGCCCGGCGGCCGAAGTCCATTGCCGTCGCCCGAAGCTGAAGCCGATCAGGTGCGCCGCCCGGTCGCCGCCGGGGACCCCGGAAGGCGGCGGGGGCCCTCGGGCGCGCGCCGGCGACGATGGGTCGGAGGGTCCGAGCGGCGGGGCTGGGGTCGCCGACGCGGCGGAGGAGAAGCCCGGCGAGGGGGGCGGGGAGCCGGATAGTCCGGCGCGATTCTGGGAGGAGCCCTGGTG TTCGTCATCAGAAGAGGGCGATGATGATGCATCGGCAATTGTTAGAGAACCTGATAACCGCAAGAGGAAGAGAAGTACAAGGAAGGATCTCGAGCTCTTCATGAAGAACATGGTAATGAAACTGATTGCTAGGCAGGAGCAGATGCACTGGGAATTAGTCCAGATGTTAGagaagatggagagggagagaatcaGTAGGGAAGAGGCTTGGCATCGGCAGGAGatggaacaaataaaaaggaatgagGAACTAAGAGCGCAAGAGACTTCTCGTAGTCTTGCCCTTATTTCGTACATTGAGAAACTCATGGGCCATCAAGTCCCTCAACAGTCAAATAGCTTGTCCATCggggaagatgaagatgaaaatcaAGGACCAAAGGATGTTGAGTTTGATCCACCGAATTCGGCAGAAAAGTGCGATCCAAACCTGAAACAGAATAATGAGAGGTGGCCTGCATCTGAAGTACAGGCTCTCATAGCTCTCCGAGCGGCCTTGCAACCTAAGCTTCAATCGGGGTTCAAACGCCCCATTTGGGAAGAAATATCATGTAGCATGTCGGCTATGGGATACCAGAGGAGCACAAAGAAATGCAGGGAGAAATGGGACAACATAAACAAGTACTTCAAGAAGTCGATAGAGAAAGGGAAGAATCATTCGGCCAATAGCAAGTCTTGCCCGTATTTTCATGACCTAGATGTATTGTACAAGGCTGGACTGATAAATTCAACCAAAGCCCTTGATAGCACAAGCCACAAAGAAGAGTGCGAGCCCAGCACTGTCTAA